AAGATTATCGCTCGGAAAAAAAACGGGCGCTTAATTCATCACCCACCAATGACCACCGCGCATAGCCATTTATTGATTCTTATAACAATAAAATCAAAACCACACCAAGAGCTTTTATCATAGAAATCTTAAATCCAATCCGCACCCTCTAAAATCAAACAGCATGACTTGGTAGCTAATTTCGCCCCCAACTAATTGCTTTGCTGATGCGCCTTTTGAAGAAACTTTCCCTCATCGTCCAGCAGCGACTCACGACACCTCCGCCGCCAGTTTCATCAGCCCGCGCAACCGGCGTTGCGCAGGATTGTTGTCGCGCGCCGCATGCCAGAACAGCGCAAGGCTGATGAGAGCGACGCCTGCTATAGGCATTAAAAAATTTACTCGGCGCAGCTGTGACATGGACCTCAGGACCACTCCAGCGGCCTAACCGCAACCGGCAAAGCGGTCGATGTCTATCTGAATCCGAGCGATAAATTCCGTTTTAAACTCCGCCTCACTCCTCCAACACCACCAACACCACCAACACCTCCAACAGGCTTTCGCCAACACCACGGAGAACAGCTACGGGGTCGTTGTCGCCTACCTTTATTCCCCAGCATCGACGATGCCTAGGCCTGGATTCCGGCCAACCACAACGAACGCCTTGGGAACTGAACGCCAAACCTGCCTCACCCAGTGCGGGGGGTTTTAATTCGGCCCGATATTGCCCTAAGCTGTAATTCGCCATATCCACGCCCATTCATGCCAAACCGCATCTAGCCTAGCCATAGGTCAAGCATCGAATACGGGCAAAGACGTGCCATGAAAGCCGCCCGGAGGAGTTGGACTACCCTTTGCGCGCCGTCGCCCTCAAGAGCAGCGGAAAGTCGCGGTCAGAAGGAGCCATCATGCGGAACCTTGCCCTGAACATCCTGATCAGCCTGTTCATCGCCTTATTGCTGGCCGCTTGCGGCGGGGGCGGGGGCGGGGGCGCGGCCATCAGTGCCAGCGGCAATGGATCTGGCAGTAGTTCTGGCAGTAGTTCTGGCAGCCGTTCTGGAAGCAGTTCTGGAAGCAGTTCTGGAAGCAGTTCTGGAAGCAATTCTGGAAGCAATTCTGGAAGCAGCTCCGGAAGCAGCTCTTCCGGGGGGCAGACCAATCAGGCCGCCGCTCAGCTGACCGCTGTCTACACGCCCAGCAGCGGATTGGTCACTTTGTCCTGGAACGACACTTTTCCCGCTGGCACCAGCTACGAAATACAAACCGCAGACTCCAACAACAACTTCAGCACCATTGCCACGGTCACGGGAAGCAATAGCGCCGCCACGCTCAATCAGCAAAAAATCGCCCTGCCGCCCAGCCGCCTCAAGGTCTCCACGCCGACGCTCAGCTGGCAAGGCTCCGCCTCCGCCAGCACCATTTACCGGATTGTTGCCGTATATGGCGGCGTCAGCCTGCCGCTGCTAAGTCCGCAATCGCAAACCAGCCTGCAGGTCTCGATTCCCAGCACGCCCTTGTCGATTTCCATCAATCAGCTGGAGCCGATAGATGGAACCATCACGCTCGCCATCGCCGGCAGCTCCACCTATCCAACCGTGGATTGGTATGTCGAGCAAACCAAGCTCGGCACCAAGACATCCGGCGTCGGCAATGCCATTGACTGGGTCACCGACAGCTTCGCCAGCGGCAGTTACGGCATTACCGCCTGGGTGCAAACCAGCACCGATGTTTACATCCAAGTGACCCGCAGCCTGCAAGTGCTGCACAACAACTTGGGATTCGGCACCAATGTCATCGGCACAACCGGCAGCATTTATGTAGACGTGACAGCTTACTCGCCCGCCAGCGTCACCCAAATTGCAACCTGGCTAGATGGCGCCCCCTACAACACGCTTACCGCTCCCAACAATGGCCAGCTTTATCGTTTCACCATCAACGCGCTGGCGGTAGGCTCCGGCTCCCACTCCATGCTGATTGTGATCACCGACTCCTTGGGACGCAGCAAAAGCGCGACGATCGCCATTCCCATCGTCAATGCGCCTACGCTCAGCGTGACCACCCCTATCAATGGCGGCAGCGGCGCCAATACACTGTCTATTGCCGGCACCGTATCCAGCGATAGGGTCACGACGTACTCAGTCAAGGCGCTAGTGGATCAGGGCTATTCGACCGCGCTGACTGTTGCGCAAAACAGCTTCAGCGGCAGCATCAGCCTGGCAGGCATAAGGGCAGGCATTCATACGCTCAGCGTGATCGCCTCCGGCGCAGATGGCCCAACGACCACAGTCAGTCTCAATATATTCGTGGTATCGACCACCTTGCGCCAACCCGTCATGCAGTTGCCGGCCGGTGGGCAATTGCTGGCAGTCGAAGGCAGCCAGGTGCTCTACTCCAAGCAAGACGGTTCCGCCGGCCTTCACGACCTATCCAACAGCAGCGATGTCGCGCTGGCCGGCTCCAGCAGCAGCCTGTCCGGTTGGCAGTTAGCCAACGGCCGGGCTTACAGCCGCGGCAAGCTGTCAGACTGCACGCCGGCATTGTCTTGTGTGTATACCTGGAAGGCGGATGGCTCCATAGTCAATCTAACGCAGAGCAATCCGGCCATCGGGCTTACCACTCAAACTCACCCCGTCGCGCATGGCGATTACGCGCTATGGGCTAACTACCCCAGCAGCTACACGCTCTACAACGCCGCCACCCAAACCTATACTCAGATTCCCCTGCCATCCGGCGTCACTGCTGGCAATGCCGATAATGACTTCGCTTTAGTCGGCGGCGTCATAAAGTTCGTCTACTCGGGACAAACAGGCAGCATAGGCCTCTCCCCGCGCTACGATGTTTTTCTTTGGTCGTCCGACACCGCCAGTTCCACCCAGCTGAGCAGCAGCAACAGCAATTACGCTCCGGGAACCGACGGCGTCAGGGTGGCCTGGAATCAAAACAGCGGAGGGAACGGCAACATTGCAACCTTGCTTGCCCAGAACATTGCAGGCGGGCCGCCTACGACGCTGTCCTCCACGATGACCACCTTTGTTCTGCAAGACGGCGTATTAGCCTGGCTTGAAAACAGCACGCCTAACACTTATCTCAAGGCGTCCACCGCGACTCCAGGCAGCACGCTGCTGATAGCCAGCAGCTCCACATCCTTGTCGGTGTACGGCGCGGGAGATGGCGCCGTCATTTACCTGCAAGGCTATGCCGCAACCGGCCAGGTCTACCGCTGGGATAGCGTCAGCCAGACCTCCACCTTGATGATAGATGCGCCGCCCGACCAACTGCTGGTCAATGGCAATCAGGTTTATTACCGGGTGAGCCAGGCGGTTTACAACTTTGCCAACTGATGGCCATCGCTCAGGGCAAACGACACGCCCCGGCATCACCGTCGCTTCGGCAGACCGGGCCGCTCAAAAACCGCGCCGCCCTGAATCAGCCAGTCGCGCAGCACACCCGCAGGCAGGCGGTTTCCCATCAAGCCGCCGCCCGCTCCACCAGCCCGCGCAGCCAGCGTTGCGCGGGATCGTTGTCGCGCGTCGCATGCCAGAACAACGCCAGCTGGATGCGAGGCGCCGCCAGCGGCACCGGACAAGCGCGCAGGCCCAGCGTGTCGCGCCAGTGCTCAGCCAGGACGCCCGGCACCGTCGCCAGCGCGGGCAAGCGGCCCAATAGCGAAGGCAAGGCGCCGAAAGCCTGGGTGGAATAGCGCACGCGCCGCCTCAGGCCCTGCTCCGCCAGCAGACCGTCGATGGCGCTCTGGAACGCCCCGCGGTAGCTGACCAGCAAATGCGGATGAGCGATATAGGCATCCAGACTCAAGGCCCCGTCCAGCCGCAAGCTCTCGGGATGATGCGCGCACTGAAAGTCCATCTCGATCAAGGTCCGGCTGCGCAGCCAACTCGGCTCGGCCGGCAAGGTGGCGATTCCCACATCCATCTCCAGCCCTTCCAGCATATCGACCGCGGCGAATGGGTCCGTCGGTTTCGCCACGATGTCTACGCCGGGAGCCTCCGCCATCAGCATGCGGAGCAGCCGCGGCATCAGCCAGATTTCCACCCAGTCCGGCATCGCCAACGTGAACACCCGCTCCGCCTTGACCGGATCGAAAGCCGCAGGCTGAAACAAGGCCGACTGCATCCCCTCCAGCAGCGGCAACAGCTCACGCTCCAATTGCAAGGCGCGCGCGCTCGGCTCCATGCCGCGCGGCGTGCGCACCAGCAAAGCATCGTCAAACAACACTCGCAGCCTGGCCAGCGCGCCGCTGACGGCCGGCTGGCCGATAAACAGGCATTCGGCCGCGCGCGAGACGCTGCGCTCGCGCATCAACACCAAAAACGTCACCAGCAAATTCAAGTCGATGTACCGAAAATCGTTTTCGCTGATAGCCATTATCTTTTTAATCGATTTGAATGATATTGGCGGCTATTGGAACATGATCAGGCCACGCGAGCAAACCGCCCGCGACACCGCCTCAAAGGAACCGATATGCACCTGACCCGCCAACTGAAAGCCATCGCCGCCGCCCTTGCCATCGGCGCGTCCGCCCTGCTCCCCGCCGTGCCCAGCCTGGCCGCAGCGCCGCAGATCCATGCCCAGGCGCCTGGCTACTATCGGATGATGATCGGCGATTTCGAAATCACCGCGCTGTCCGACGGCACGGTCAAGATTCCCTTGGACAAGCTGCTGCACGGCGAATCGCCGGAACAGATCCGGCAGCTGCTGGAACGAGGCTTTCAGACGCCGAGCAAGGCCGAAACCTCGATCAACGCCTTTCTGATCAATACCGGCTCAAAATTGCTGCTGGTGGACAGCGGCTCCGGCGAGCTGTTCGGCCCGGGATCGGGCAAGCTGCCCGCCAATATCCGCGCCGCCGGCTATAAGCTGGAAGACATAGACGCGGTGCTGCTGACCCATGTGCACCTGGACCACTCCGGCGGACTCACCGTGGCCGGCAAGGCGGTCTTCCCCAACGCCGACGTATATCTGAATCAAAAGGAAGAGGATTTCTGGCTGAACCCGGCCAACCGGGCCAAAGTGGCGCCGGCGCAACCATCCGGCTTCGACCAGCGCAAGGGCTTCGCTCAGGCCCAGGCATCGCTGGCGCCGTACCTGGCGGCCGGACGGGTGAAAACCTTCGCCGCCGGCGCCGAAATCTTCCCTGGCATCCGCGCCATCGCCGCGCCGGGCCACACGCCCGGCCATACTTTCTACGAGGCGCAGAGCCAGGGCCAGCGCATCCAGTTCTGGGGCGATGCCGTCCATGCCCAGCAAGTGCAGTTCGCCCGGCCTAATGTGGCGATAGATTTCGACGTGGACTCCGCCTCCGCCGTCAAACGCCGCTGGCAGGCTTTCGCCGACGCCGCGCAGAACGGCTACTGGGTCGCCGCCGCCCACATTTCCTTCCCTGGCATCGGCCATGTCGGTCGCGACGCCAAAGCCTACGCCTGGATTCCGGCCAACTATAGCGAGCACCTTGGGAACTGAACGCCAAACTTGCCCTGCCCAGCGCGGGGCGTTTTCATTTGACTTGATATTGTCCTAAGCTGTAATTCGTCCTGCCCGCGCTCACTCATGCCAAACCGCATCCCGCCATAGGTCAAGCATCGAATACGGGCAAAGACGCGCCATGAAAGCCGCCGAGAGGAGTTGGTTTACCCTTTGCGCGCCATCGCCCTCAAGAGCAGCGGAAAGTCGCGGTCAGAAGGAGCCATCATGCGGAACCTTGCCCGAAACATCCTGATCAGCCTGTTCATCGCCTTATGTCTGGCCGCCTGCGGCGGCGGGGGCGGAGGCGCGGCGATCAGCTCCAGCGGATCAAGCAGCAGCTCTGGGAGCAATTCTGGGAGCCAGACGAATCTGGCGGCCGCGCAACTGACCGCCGCCTACGACCCGGCCAGCGGCATGGTTACGCTATCCTGGAACGACACCTACCCCGCCGGCGCCTATTACAATGTGCAAGTCGCCGATTCCAGCGGCGCGTTCAGCACCATCGCCACCCTGGCCGGCACCAATAGCGCCACCGCGCAATTCGCTCGACAATCCCTCGCGCCCAGAGCGTTGGCCAGCAGTCCAACCATGCTCAGCTGGCAAGGCGTCATCACCGCCAATGCCACGTATCGAGTAGTAGCGGTCTATGCAGGCGTCTCCACGCCGCTGCAAAGCCCGCAATCGCAAACCAGCCTGCAAGTCTCGGTGCCCAGCTCGACGCCGACCATTACTTTCAATCAGGTCTCGCCGCTTTCCGAATCGGTCGCCATGTCCATTTCCGGCTCCACAAGCTATCCTTCAGTCGATTGGTATATAGATCAGAGCAAGCTCGGCACAGAAACCAGCGGCGCGGGCAATCCGATAGAATGGGATACCACCGGCGTCGCCAATGGCAGCCATGTCATCACCGCCTGGATACAAAACAATACCGACTCCTACCTTAAAATCAGCTCGACCCAGCAGGTCAGCAACAGCTCGCTGGGCGTCAGCGCCAGCGTCAGCGGCACCTCCGGCCCCATCCAGGTCACCATCAATGCCACGTCACCCAATGGCATCGCCACGGTTTCCGCCTATTTCGACGGCAATGCCTTAGGCACGCTGTCTGCGCCCAACTCCTGCCCCTGCGTCAATACTTCGCCCACTCAATACGGTTTCACCGTATCCGGGGCCTCAGGCGCCCACTCCATGTTGATCGTCGTCGCGGACGTCAAAGGTCTTTCCAAGAGCAAGACCATCGCCATTCCGATCAGCAATCTGCCCACGCTGACCGTGAGCGCGCCCACCATAGACGGCGCTACCTTTTACGGCGCCCTGCCTATCTCCGGCTCCGCCAGCACTGACAAACCCAAGCCCTTGACGCTCACTGCGATGCTGGGCACCAACACCTTGCTCAACACCACAGCGAATGGCAGCTTCTCCACCAGCCTGGATCTGAGCGCAGTAGCGCCGGGAGGCTATACGCTGGAGATTGTCGCAACCGACAGCGACGGACTGACCTCGGTCGTTCAACACAGCGTGGTAGTCGCCTCCAGCGCCGCCAATGCCCGCCAGGCAGTGCTGCAGCTAGCCAGCGGCACTCAGTTGCTCGCCGTCGAAGGCAGCCAAGTGGTGTACACCAAGTCGGATGGCTCCATCTATCTGCGAAACGTCGTCAACAACACCGAGGTCAAACTGGATCAAGCATCCTCCGTCATTTCGGGATGGCAACTCGCCAATGGCCGCGTCTTCGGCTCCGGCAAGGGTCCGGATTGCGGCTTGCCGGCAGCCTGCGATTACGTATGGAGCGCGACAGGCGCCTACATCAATCTGACCCTGTCCAATAACGTCACCGCGCCGCAAATCCTTCCCATCGCCCATGGCGATTACGTGATGTGGGCCGACTCGCCATCGGGCTACACGCTCTATAACGCGGCCACCCATGTCAGCACCCAAATAGCGGCGCCCGGCAGCATCAGCACCCAGAGTTACCAGAACTACGACTTCGCCCTGGTCGGCGGCGTGGTCAAAGCGTTCATCTGGGGACAGACCGGCGGCTCAGGCGCATCCCGCTTGTATGATATTTTCGAGTGGTCTTCCGATACCACGCTTTCCACCCTGCTCAGCAACGGCACCGCTTGCAACGCCAGCCCGGCGACGGATGGCACCCGGGTAGCCTGGAGCCTGTCCGCCGCAGGCTGCGCCAGCCCTTACTCGCTGCAGGCCCAGAATCTGTCAGGCGGAGGAGCGACTACGCTGTCCTCTCAGGCAAGCAGTTTCATGATTCAAGGCGGCTTGCTGGCCTGGGTGGAATCCAGCGCGTCCAATCAATACATCAAGGCCTCGACATCCAATATCTCTCCCACTTTGACCGTAGCCACCTATAGCAACGCCCAGGCGCAACTGTATGGCGTCGGAGATGGTTCGGTGTTTTATGGGATGGGTGGGCTAGGCAACGCCGGCATGATCTACAGCTGGAACAGCACGAACCAGCAGTCCACGCTGCAGATTGAAACCATCCCGGATCAGATATTCGTGAACGGAAGCGCGGTGTATTACCGGGTGGGACAATCCGTTTACAGCATCGCCAACTGACGCCTGCAGCAATGGCAAGGCGCGCCGCCAGCGGCGGCTTTCCGCTGGCGGCCATGCGCGGCGCGGACAAGTTCAAGCGCAAACGCCAGCGCGTCCTATAGTGAATTCAGACTGTCCGCGGCCGGCGCGCGCAAGCGCCTTGCCGCGTGCGCAGCACTCTGCCGCCAACCGGAACGCGCCTATCGCCATGCAGGATTTCGATCGCTTTTTGCTGACTGTCGTCTACGACATTCCCAACCTGATTTTCGTGGTCGACCCCGAAAGCGGGCGCATCGTTTACGCCAACCCCTCCATGCATGAACGGCTGGGAGACGACTGCGTCGGCCGCGCCTTCGGCGACCAATTTCCCGGCGCGGGCGGCAGCCACTGCTTCATCGGCTACAAGCAGCACGCTGTCGAACAGGAGCAGGGGCCTCCGCAGCAAACCGAGTATTACGACGACGAGTCGGAAAACTGGTATCACGTGCAGCAGCGGCAAATCCGCTGGATAGACGGCACGGCCAAAATCGTCTGCGTGCTCAGCGAGATCAACGCGCTCAAACGCCTGCAAAAAGACCTGACCGAGGCGCACGCCACCCTGGCGTTCAAGAACCGCGAGCTGGAAATCTCGGCCAAGACCGACCGGCTGACCAGCCTGTACAACCGCTACCATCTGGACCAGGCGCTGCAGACCGAATACCAGCGCTTCCGCCGCTATGGCAAACCCTTCGCCATGCTGCTGGCCGATTGCGACCATTTCAA
The Chromobacterium sp. IIBBL 290-4 DNA segment above includes these coding regions:
- a CDS encoding LysR family transcriptional regulator — encoded protein: MAISENDFRYIDLNLLVTFLVLMRERSVSRAAECLFIGQPAVSGALARLRVLFDDALLVRTPRGMEPSARALQLERELLPLLEGMQSALFQPAAFDPVKAERVFTLAMPDWVEIWLMPRLLRMLMAEAPGVDIVAKPTDPFAAVDMLEGLEMDVGIATLPAEPSWLRSRTLIEMDFQCAHHPESLRLDGALSLDAYIAHPHLLVSYRGAFQSAIDGLLAEQGLRRRVRYSTQAFGALPSLLGRLPALATVPGVLAEHWRDTLGLRACPVPLAAPRIQLALFWHATRDNDPAQRWLRGLVERAAA
- a CDS encoding MBL fold metallo-hydrolase — translated: MHLTRQLKAIAAALAIGASALLPAVPSLAAAPQIHAQAPGYYRMMIGDFEITALSDGTVKIPLDKLLHGESPEQIRQLLERGFQTPSKAETSINAFLINTGSKLLLVDSGSGELFGPGSGKLPANIRAAGYKLEDIDAVLLTHVHLDHSGGLTVAGKAVFPNADVYLNQKEEDFWLNPANRAKVAPAQPSGFDQRKGFAQAQASLAPYLAAGRVKTFAAGAEIFPGIRAIAAPGHTPGHTFYEAQSQGQRIQFWGDAVHAQQVQFARPNVAIDFDVDSASAVKRRWQAFADAAQNGYWVAAAHISFPGIGHVGRDAKAYAWIPANYSEHLGN
- a CDS encoding sensor domain-containing diguanylate cyclase, which encodes MQDFDRFLLTVVYDIPNLIFVVDPESGRIVYANPSMHERLGDDCVGRAFGDQFPGAGGSHCFIGYKQHAVEQEQGPPQQTEYYDDESENWYHVQQRQIRWIDGTAKIVCVLSEINALKRLQKDLTEAHATLAFKNRELEISAKTDRLTSLYNRYHLDQALQTEYQRFRRYGKPFAMLLADCDHFKEVNDTFGHQTGDIVLIELARLLQANLRATDTLGRWGGEEFLAILPETGLANAAQLADKLRDKIASHDFPVVGRKTASFGVAEARPGEDIKELIARVDQALYLAKNQGRNRVEVNS